A genomic segment from Salvia splendens isolate huo1 chromosome 13, SspV2, whole genome shotgun sequence encodes:
- the LOC121760488 gene encoding nuclear transcription factor Y subunit B-9-like translates to MKRDPDQYMPIATLTRIMRCVLPDHAKVADDAKETIQECVSEFISFITNEANERCHREYRRTVTPNDVVAAMEGLGFGNYVEPLTVFINKHRAQQDCCPPPRQATHQPLPPPPQMARLPAVDGYVPSPPAVDVANYLEMPQMRDYFVGPYRGGGGGGEQFDPFK, encoded by the coding sequence ATGAagcgtgatcccgatcaatacATGCCGATCGCGACCCTGACGCGCATCATGCGTTGCGTCCTCCCCGACCACGCAAAGGTCGCGGACGACGCCAAGGAGACGATCCAAGAATGCGTCTCGGAATTCATCTCCTTCATCACCAACGAAGCCAACGAGCGATGCCACCGCGAGTACCGCCGCACGGTCACCCCAAACGACGTCGTTGCAGCCATGGAGGGACTCGGCTTCGGCAACTACGTCGAGCCCCTCACTGTCTTCATAAACAAACACCGCGCCCAACAAGACTGCTGCCCCCCGCCACGCCAGGCCACGCACCAGCCGCTGCCGCCTCCTCCTCAAATGGCTCGCTTGCCCGCGGTGGATGGCTATGTGCCCTCGCCGCCCGCTGTTGACGTCGCCAACTATTTGGAGATGCCGCAGATGAGGGATTACTTTGTGGGGCCGTATcgcggaggtggtggtggaggagagCAGTTTGATCCTTTTAAGTGA